From a single Phacochoerus africanus isolate WHEZ1 chromosome 11, ROS_Pafr_v1, whole genome shotgun sequence genomic region:
- the SERPINC1 gene encoding LOW QUALITY PROTEIN: antithrombin-III (The sequence of the model RefSeq protein was modified relative to this genomic sequence to represent the inferred CDS: inserted 1 base in 1 codon; deleted 1 base in 1 codon) has protein sequence MFSSGIGTVAARKRRECLLSLLIIGLWGCVTCHWSPVEDICTAKPRDIPVNPMCIYRSPEKKATEGEGSEQKIPEATNRRVWELSKANSHFATIFYQHLADSKNDNDNIFLSPLSISTAFAMTKLGACDNTLKQLMEVFKFDTISEKTSDQVHFFFAKLNCRLYRKANKSSELVSANRLFGDKSLTFNETYQEISEVVYGAKLQPLDFKENAEQSRVIINQWVSNKTEGRITDVIPPEAINELTVLVLVNTIYFKGLWKSKFSSENTRKELFYXANGESCSVSMMYQESKFRYRRVAEGTQVLELPFKGDDITMVLILPKLEKSLAKVEQELTPEVLQEWLDELADTLLVVHMPRFRIEDSFSVKERLQDMGLEDLFIPEKAKLPGIVAEGRDDLYVSDAFHKAFLEVNEEGSEATASTTIGIAGRSLNPARVTFKANRPFLVLIREVALNTIIFMGRVANPC, from the exons ATGTTTTCCAGTGggataggaactgtagctgctagaAAAAG GAGGGAGTGTCTTCTCTCCTTGCTGATTATTGGCCTCTGGGGCTGTGTGACCTGTCATTGGAGCCCTGTGGAGGACATCTGCACAGCCAAGCCTCGGGACATTCCCGTGAATCCCATGTGCATTTACCGTTCCCCAGAGAAGAAGGCCACTGAGGGCGAGGGCTCAGAGCAGAAGATCCCTGAGGCCACCAACCGGCGGGTCTGGGAACTGTCCAAGGCCAATTCCCACTTTGCCACCATCTTCTATCAGCACTTGGCAGACTCCAAGAATGACAATGACAACATTTTCCTGTCACCCCTGAGTATCTCCACAGCTTTTGCTATGACCAAGCTGGGTGCCTGTGACAACACCCTCAAGCAGCTGATGGAG GTGTTTAAGTTTGATACCATCTCTGAGAAAACATCTGATCAGGTCCACTTTTTCTTTGCCAAACTGAACTGCCGACTCTATCGAAAAGCCAACAAATCCTCTGAGTTGGTGTCAGCCAACCGCCTTTTTGGAGACAAATCCCTTACCTTCAATGAGACCTACCAGGAAATCAGTGAGGTGGTATATGGAGCCAAGCTCCAGCCCCTGGACTTCAAG GAAAATGCAGAGCAGTCCAGAGTGATCATCAATCAATGGGTGTCCAACAAGACTGAAGGGCGTATCACTGATGTCATTCCCCCAGAAGCCATCAACGAGCTCACTGTTCTGGTGCTGGTCAACACCATTTACTTTAAG GGCCTGTGGAAGTCAAAGTTCAGCTCTGAGAACACAAGGAAGGAACTTTTCT AGGCTAATGGGGAGTCGTGTTCAGTATCCATGATGTATCAGGAAAGCAAGTTTCGTTACCGGCGTGTAGCAGAAGGCACCCAGGTGCTCGAGTTGCCCTTCAAGGGTGATGACATCACCATGGTGCTCATCCTGCCCAAGCTCGAGAAGAGCCTGGCCAAGGTGGAGCAGGAACTCACCCCGGaggtgctgcaggagtggctggACGAGCTGGCAGACACTCTGCTGGTGGTCCACATG CCCCGCTTCCGCATAGAGGACAGCTTCAGCGTGAAGGAGCGGCTGCAAGACATGGGCCTTGAGGACCTGTTCATCCCTGAGAAGGCCAAGCTTCCAG GTATTGTTGCAGAAGGCCGAGATGACCTCTATGTCTCAGATGCATTTCATAAGGCATTTCTTGAG GTAAATGAGGAAGGCAGTGAAGCAACAGCAAGTACCACCATTGGGATCGCTGGCCGTTCGCTGAACCCCGCCAGAGTGACATTCAAGGCCAATAGGCCCTTCCTGGTTCTTATAAGGGAAGTTGCTCTGAACACTATTATCTTCATGGGCAGAGTAGCCAACCCTTGTTAA